The Bernardetia sp. genome has a segment encoding these proteins:
- a CDS encoding DUF2147 domain-containing protein: protein MKKLHILFIALFASLFVMTSWTAVEYYSPTGDESPGDILVGNWKPSNGRSVIRISKGDKGKGQSPDKYYGRIVWLKEKNNDDGTPRLDVNNPDESKRSQKILGMTNMRDLEFTGTANELKWENGSIYDPNNGSDYSFEMTMDKKNTDIVDGRGYIGVSMFGRTDTWKRLVKK from the coding sequence ATGAAAAAACTTCATATCTTATTCATCGCTCTTTTTGCTTCTTTGTTTGTTATGACTAGCTGGACAGCCGTTGAATACTACTCACCAACAGGCGACGAAAGTCCAGGTGATATTTTAGTGGGTAACTGGAAGCCAAGCAATGGACGTTCTGTTATTCGTATCTCAAAAGGCGATAAAGGTAAAGGACAATCTCCAGACAAATATTATGGTCGTATCGTATGGCTCAAAGAAAAAAATAATGATGACGGAACTCCTCGTTTAGACGTAAATAACCCAGACGAATCAAAACGCTCTCAAAAAATATTAGGTATGACAAACATGAGAGATTTAGAGTTTACAGGTACTGCTAATGAGCTAAAGTGGGAAAATGGAAGCATTTATGACCCTAATAATGGCTCTGATTATAGCTTTGAAATGACAATGGACAAGAAAAATACTGACATTGTAGATGGGCGTGGTTATATTGGTGTGTCTATGTTTGGACGTACTGATACGTGGAAACGTCTTGTGAAGAAATAA
- a CDS encoding Do family serine endopeptidase, translating to MKQIGLFFLALLSAIVGGGVALGVYLSFYAPEQQVNFTTTNQPVVQTGFGNPDPVSPTFSPQSINFVEAAKRATPAVVHIQTFGNPSQMSNRQQQSMEDLFRDFFGEQMPDRNRNNSGEVRMGSGSGVIIQDNGYIVTNNHVVENATRIDVVMNNQQSYTAELIGTDPSTDLALLKIEANEKLQSVDFGNSDALQVGEWVLAVGNPFDLTSTVTAGIVSAKARNINILRRRDGLGIEAFIQTDAAVNPGNSGGALVNAKGELVGINTAIASTTGSFAGYSFAVPTAIVKKVVADLKEHGIVQRGLLGVQIRDVTAELAKQEDLSVVRGIYIAGVTENSGAIEAGLEKGDVIIEVDGVQVNTSAQLQERIARKRPGDKVEVVYLRAGKEKSANVELKNRLGTTELVTNEAGKLMKIETLGIEIQDISAEEATEIGMNGVKIASIKNGKFQEARVPEGFVITHIDKEKVDTSADVIRLLEGKTGGVLIEGFHPTGRRGFFAIAM from the coding sequence ATGAAACAAATAGGATTATTCTTTCTAGCTCTGCTTTCTGCCATTGTGGGTGGAGGCGTTGCTTTAGGTGTTTATTTGAGCTTTTATGCACCAGAACAGCAAGTCAATTTTACGACGACAAACCAGCCAGTTGTTCAGACAGGATTTGGTAATCCCGACCCTGTTAGTCCGACGTTTTCTCCTCAAAGTATCAATTTTGTAGAAGCTGCCAAACGAGCTACACCAGCCGTAGTACATATCCAGACTTTTGGAAATCCTAGTCAAATGAGTAACCGTCAGCAACAGTCTATGGAAGATCTTTTTAGAGACTTTTTTGGAGAACAAATGCCAGATAGAAACAGAAATAATAGTGGAGAAGTAAGAATGGGTTCTGGTTCGGGAGTAATTATTCAAGACAATGGATATATCGTTACCAATAATCACGTAGTAGAAAATGCTACTCGTATTGATGTTGTGATGAATAATCAACAAAGTTATACTGCCGAACTTATCGGTACAGACCCAAGCACTGATTTAGCACTTTTAAAAATTGAAGCAAACGAGAAATTACAAAGCGTAGATTTTGGCAACTCTGATGCCTTGCAAGTAGGCGAATGGGTACTTGCTGTGGGAAATCCGTTTGACCTTACTTCTACTGTAACAGCTGGGATTGTGAGTGCTAAAGCGAGAAATATCAATATTTTGCGTCGCCGAGATGGATTAGGCATTGAAGCATTTATTCAGACAGATGCTGCTGTAAACCCAGGAAATAGTGGAGGCGCACTTGTAAATGCAAAAGGCGAGCTTGTTGGAATCAATACAGCGATTGCTTCTACTACTGGTTCATTTGCAGGTTATTCATTTGCTGTTCCGACAGCTATTGTTAAAAAAGTAGTAGCTGATTTGAAAGAGCATGGTATTGTTCAGCGTGGACTTTTAGGTGTTCAGATTAGAGATGTTACAGCAGAACTTGCCAAACAAGAAGACCTCTCTGTAGTACGTGGAATTTATATTGCTGGTGTAACAGAGAATAGTGGTGCAATAGAGGCTGGCTTAGAAAAAGGAGATGTAATCATTGAAGTAGATGGCGTACAAGTAAATACTTCAGCACAGCTTCAAGAGCGCATTGCACGTAAGCGTCCAGGAGATAAAGTAGAAGTAGTTTATCTTAGAGCAGGAAAAGAGAAGAGTGCAAATGTAGAACTCAAAAACCGTTTGGGAACTACCGAACTGGTTACTAATGAGGCAGGAAAACTTATGAAAATTGAAACTTTAGGCATAGAAATTCAAGATATTTCTGCTGAAGAAGCTACTGAAATAGGAATGAATGGTGTGAAAATAGCTTCTATTAAAAATGGAAAGTTTCAAGAAGCAAGAGTGCCAGAAGGTTTTGTGATCACGCATATAGATAAAGAAAAAGTAGATACTTCGGCAGATGTAATCCGTCTGTTAGAAGGAAAAACAGGAGGTGTTTTGATTGAAGGCTTCCATCCAACAGGCAGAAGAGGATTTTTTGCGATTGCGATGTAA
- a CDS encoding two-component regulator propeller domain-containing protein, which yields MKLLSSSIKLQKHFNSILLFLSAEYFFLILFFFFGNSTFSFAQQLSSQNLQVQQMQQAQAMMNLRFKKFNSDDGLAQNNVTTILQDTRGFLWVGTGDGLSRYDGYEFKNYTHVAEDSSSLSGGMVTALHQDANGVLWVGTTNGINKYDFTQDRFVQYRLKESRISNLNMRTVRSIFQDSYGILWVGTENGIKIYDKLNNSIEYSQEYNGLTDAPVLALYEDYDSTLWVGTESGLYQLDRKRRAFTSVFINDEQITQFPVYTFFEDKKRNLWIGTQEGAFRLDAKREKFQKYSTKTTPYPLSNDIVKTIAQDQKGDIWIGTYGGGINRIVAKTNQVIHIQKNDAEQYSLSDDIVQTIYHDRSGIIWIGTYDGLNKYDEEKEVFYNYPIPLQYVAHNLQKEIWAIEQDYLGNTWLGTENGLYVYMPKPESTQWELIKISDKIGLRGKHILSLLEDKKGNLWIGTLQDGLYKYSLKSLGSAGNSTSEAIPFDLTQLANKPSKTDPQLAENSIWTMMQDTYNDIWVGTNNGLYAIKDKSEEVHKYTERDGSGLSDNSIWALLQDRYGILWVGTSNGLNRFRKQSNDFLTYNQANDNTGGLSNGYIVTLFEDETGVLWAGTHGGGLNRFHKEADNFTHYTEKDGLPDGVIYAIEQDNSRHLWISTNRGLSRFNIDTQVFRNYDANDGLPSNRFNHNAVERTKNGELIFGTTYGITVFHPDSIKDNNYIPPVYLTNLKILGRDIRANDETGILSRNIAQTDMITLSHGQNSFTVDFVALNYRLPKKTVYMYKLEGFDDEWHYTSYRNHTASYTNLPEGREYILRVKAANSDGYWNESGATLRIYIKPPYWEAIWFKIALAMLFMSAIASFWFWRNGEMQKQKSRLSLEVHQRTNELEQEKEKLQIAYNEISSQSRQILDMNAVLKQKQAEVMAQRDDLSKQRNEIENSYQNVRVLSDIGQQVTATLDFDQMVSVLYQHVNTLMDAPGFGIGVLNEKSNLIEFRGYSVEGSQLNYDFNAARDKTLLSAWAIRNQKEVKIGDLQSEYAKYVAGEVVAVGNTIPKSLIYLPLAIKNRPVGVLTVQSLQKNTYSDRHLTLLKGLASYVSIALDNIHNYSELGEAKNLIQESSVRIMDSLRYAQTIQEAILPTQDMFENNFDDSFIMFQPKDVVSGDFYWLREIDGRTFIASVDCTGHGVPGAFMSMIGSRLLNEIINEANVLEPAKILDELHVRLKNALKQEDSKNDDGMDVSLCRIDALEEDTLEREIVFAGAKRHAVWVSRGESHILKGDKKSIGGWRKNKKRPFIQLQMTAKKGDALYLFTDGITDQNNVAGAKYGSKRLHQLLNQNADFDMSEQKTILEEDLARHQGNQKQRDDITLIGIRL from the coding sequence ATGAAATTGCTATCTTCTTCTATAAAATTACAAAAGCATTTTAATAGCATTCTATTATTTTTATCTGCTGAATATTTTTTCCTTATACTATTTTTCTTCTTTGGAAATAGCACCTTCTCATTTGCTCAACAACTTTCTTCTCAAAACCTTCAAGTTCAGCAAATGCAACAGGCACAAGCCATGATGAACTTGCGCTTTAAGAAATTCAATTCCGATGATGGACTTGCTCAAAACAATGTTACAACTATATTGCAAGATACTCGTGGCTTTTTGTGGGTAGGTACAGGCGATGGACTTAGTCGTTATGATGGATATGAGTTCAAAAATTATACACACGTTGCAGAAGATTCTTCCTCTCTTTCGGGTGGAATGGTAACAGCTCTACATCAAGATGCTAACGGAGTGCTTTGGGTTGGTACAACAAATGGAATTAATAAATATGACTTCACTCAAGACCGTTTTGTACAATATAGACTAAAAGAAAGTAGAATTTCTAATCTGAATATGCGTACTGTCAGAAGTATCTTTCAAGATAGTTATGGCATTCTTTGGGTAGGAACAGAAAATGGAATCAAGATTTATGATAAACTGAATAATAGCATAGAATATTCTCAAGAATATAATGGCTTGACAGATGCTCCTGTGTTGGCTCTTTATGAAGATTATGACAGTACGCTTTGGGTAGGTACAGAAAGTGGACTTTACCAACTAGATAGAAAACGTAGAGCATTTACTTCTGTATTCATCAATGATGAACAAATTACACAATTTCCTGTCTATACTTTTTTTGAAGATAAAAAGAGAAATCTTTGGATTGGAACACAAGAAGGAGCATTCAGACTGGATGCAAAAAGAGAAAAATTCCAAAAATATTCTACCAAAACTACTCCATATCCTCTTAGCAACGATATTGTAAAAACAATAGCACAAGACCAAAAAGGAGATATTTGGATAGGCACGTACGGAGGAGGAATCAATCGTATTGTTGCCAAAACCAATCAGGTTATACATATTCAAAAAAATGATGCTGAACAATATTCGTTGAGTGATGATATTGTACAAACCATTTATCACGACCGAAGTGGAATTATATGGATAGGAACGTATGATGGATTAAATAAATATGATGAGGAAAAAGAAGTTTTCTACAATTATCCTATTCCATTGCAGTATGTAGCTCACAATTTACAGAAAGAAATATGGGCAATAGAACAAGATTATTTGGGCAATACATGGCTAGGAACAGAAAATGGATTGTATGTTTACATGCCCAAACCTGAATCTACTCAGTGGGAACTTATCAAGATTAGTGATAAAATAGGACTTCGTGGCAAACATATTCTTAGTCTTTTAGAAGATAAAAAAGGAAATTTATGGATAGGGACATTACAAGATGGATTGTATAAATATTCTCTCAAATCGCTTGGTTCGGCTGGTAACTCTACCTCTGAAGCAATTCCTTTTGACCTCACTCAACTTGCTAACAAACCTTCAAAGACTGACCCTCAACTGGCAGAAAATAGTATTTGGACAATGATGCAAGATACGTATAACGATATTTGGGTAGGAACAAATAATGGATTATATGCCATAAAAGACAAATCGGAAGAGGTTCATAAATATACTGAAAGAGATGGTTCTGGCTTGAGTGATAACTCAATTTGGGCATTATTACAAGACCGTTATGGTATTCTTTGGGTAGGAACAAGTAATGGACTAAACCGTTTTAGAAAGCAAAGCAATGATTTTCTTACCTATAATCAAGCTAATGATAATACGGGTGGTTTGAGCAATGGCTATATTGTTACGCTTTTTGAAGATGAAACAGGCGTGCTTTGGGCTGGTACGCACGGAGGAGGTCTGAACCGTTTTCATAAAGAAGCTGATAATTTTACGCATTATACAGAAAAAGACGGATTGCCTGATGGTGTTATTTATGCTATCGAACAAGATAATAGTCGTCATTTGTGGATTAGTACCAACCGAGGACTTTCAAGATTTAATATCGATACACAAGTATTTAGAAACTACGATGCCAACGACGGATTACCTAGTAATCGTTTCAATCATAATGCAGTAGAGAGAACAAAAAATGGAGAACTTATCTTTGGAACAACCTACGGAATTACAGTCTTTCATCCAGATAGCATCAAAGACAACAACTATATTCCACCTGTTTATCTTACAAATCTCAAAATTTTGGGAAGAGATATTCGTGCTAACGACGAGACAGGCATTTTGAGTAGAAATATTGCTCAAACAGATATGATAACCCTTTCTCATGGACAAAATAGCTTTACAGTAGATTTTGTTGCTCTAAATTATCGTCTTCCTAAAAAGACAGTCTATATGTACAAACTAGAAGGTTTCGATGATGAGTGGCACTATACTTCATATAGAAATCATACAGCTTCTTACACCAATTTACCCGAAGGAAGAGAATATATTTTGAGGGTAAAAGCTGCAAATAGTGATGGCTATTGGAATGAAAGTGGCGCAACCTTACGCATTTATATAAAACCTCCTTACTGGGAAGCTATATGGTTTAAAATTGCCTTAGCAATGCTTTTTATGAGTGCGATAGCCTCGTTTTGGTTTTGGAGAAATGGAGAAATGCAAAAGCAAAAAAGTCGTCTTTCATTAGAAGTACATCAGAGAACCAACGAGCTAGAGCAAGAAAAAGAAAAATTACAAATTGCTTATAATGAAATATCTAGCCAAAGCCGTCAGATTTTGGATATGAATGCCGTTTTGAAGCAAAAACAAGCCGAAGTAATGGCACAACGAGACGACCTTTCAAAGCAAAGAAATGAAATAGAAAATTCGTATCAGAATGTTCGTGTACTTTCAGATATTGGTCAGCAAGTTACGGCAACCTTAGATTTTGACCAAATGGTGTCTGTTCTTTATCAGCACGTCAATACATTAATGGATGCTCCAGGTTTTGGTATTGGTGTTTTGAATGAAAAGAGTAATCTTATTGAATTTAGAGGATATTCTGTTGAAGGAAGCCAACTCAATTACGATTTTAATGCTGCGAGAGACAAGACTTTACTTTCTGCTTGGGCAATTCGCAACCAAAAAGAAGTAAAAATAGGAGATTTGCAAAGCGAATACGCCAAGTATGTTGCTGGCGAAGTGGTGGCTGTGGGAAATACCATTCCAAAATCATTGATTTATCTGCCTTTGGCAATCAAAAACCGTCCTGTGGGAGTTTTGACCGTACAATCATTACAAAAAAACACATATTCAGACCGTCATCTGACATTGCTAAAAGGGCTTGCTTCGTATGTTTCTATTGCACTAGACAATATTCACAACTATTCTGAACTGGGCGAGGCTAAAAATTTGATTCAAGAAAGTAGTGTTCGCATTATGGACAGTCTGCGCTATGCTCAAACAATTCAAGAGGCAATTTTGCCAACACAAGATATGTTTGAGAACAATTTTGATGATTCTTTCATTATGTTTCAGCCTAAAGACGTTGTTTCTGGAGATTTTTACTGGCTTAGAGAAATTGATGGTCGTACTTTTATTGCCTCTGTGGATTGTACGGGACATGGCGTTCCAGGGGCATTTATGTCAATGATTGGAAGTAGATTATTAAATGAAATTATTAATGAAGCCAATGTTTTAGAACCAGCCAAAATTTTGGATGAATTGCATGTGCGCCTAAAAAATGCTCTCAAGCAAGAAGACTCTAAAAACGATGATGGAATGGATGTTTCTCTATGTAGAATAGATGCTTTAGAGGAAGATACCCTAGAAAGAGAAATTGTTTTTGCAGGAGCAAAACGCCATGCCGTTTGGGTAAGCAGAGGTGAATCTCATATTTTGAAAGGCGATAAAAAATCTATTGGTGGATGGAGAAAAAACAAAAAACGTCCGTTTATCCAACTACAAATGACAGCTAAAAAAGGCGATGCACTTTATTTATTTACTGATGGAATTACTGACCAAAACAATGTAGCAGGAGCAAAATATGGTTCGAAACGACTACATCAGCTCTTAAATCAGAATGCAGATTTTGATATGAGTGAACAAAAAACTATTTTAGAAGAAGATTTGGCTCGTCATCAAGGAAATCAAAAACAGAGAGATGATATTACTCTTATCGGAATTAGACTATAA
- a CDS encoding SiaB family protein kinase translates to MLDLYPSLTQKDVILMYQGAMSQTILATMALPLRETEEDYLISKRLFAIIIELGQNINHYSEKREFSIADRREVGCGMLVVQKTDTEYIFTAANKIKTSKIEKMKKHCEHINSLNSKKLRSFYRSQRRATRDDGRYGGNIGFIEMVRRSHNPLETKFTLSTKDSTMAYFSIQVKMSRIDVF, encoded by the coding sequence ATGCTTGATTTATACCCTTCTCTAACACAAAAAGACGTTATTCTGATGTATCAAGGTGCTATGTCTCAAACTATCTTGGCTACCATGGCGTTGCCTTTGCGTGAGACAGAAGAAGATTATTTGATTAGTAAACGTCTTTTTGCAATCATTATAGAATTAGGACAAAATATCAATCATTATTCTGAAAAAAGAGAGTTTTCTATTGCTGACAGAAGAGAAGTAGGCTGTGGAATGTTGGTGGTACAAAAAACAGATACAGAGTATATTTTTACGGCAGCTAATAAAATAAAGACCAGCAAAATAGAAAAAATGAAAAAACACTGTGAACATATCAACTCTCTCAATAGTAAAAAACTAAGAAGTTTTTATCGTTCGCAGCGTCGTGCTACTCGTGATGATGGACGTTACGGAGGAAATATTGGCTTTATAGAAATGGTTAGAAGGTCTCACAACCCACTAGAGACTAAGTTTACCCTTTCAACAAAAGATTCAACAATGGCTTACTTTTCTATTCAAGTAAAGATGAGTAGAATAGATGTTTTTTAG
- a CDS encoding GNAT family N-acetyltransferase — MTIKLFERNPSENLDAAFSIRRTVFIEGQNVPEEDDFDGLDEIATHILAINEEDKAVGTARFRVTEKHKDSTPKKIKLERFAVLEEYRGHKIGQKMVEFALQKIKEKEEYKTVEKIYLHAQLAAVSLYERCGFEKEGDVFEESGIMHYKMIYKL, encoded by the coding sequence ATGACTATCAAACTTTTTGAACGAAACCCATCAGAAAACCTAGACGCAGCCTTTTCTATTCGCAGAACTGTTTTTATTGAAGGACAAAATGTTCCAGAAGAAGATGATTTTGATGGATTAGATGAAATAGCAACTCATATTTTAGCCATAAATGAAGAAGACAAAGCTGTCGGTACGGCTCGTTTTAGAGTAACAGAAAAACATAAAGATAGTACGCCAAAGAAAATAAAACTAGAGCGTTTTGCTGTTTTGGAAGAATACCGAGGGCACAAGATAGGACAAAAAATGGTAGAGTTTGCACTTCAAAAAATTAAAGAAAAAGAAGAATACAAGACTGTAGAAAAAATCTATTTACACGCACAACTTGCAGCAGTTTCGCTCTATGAACGTTGTGGATTTGAAAAAGAGGGGGATGTTTTTGAAGAAAGTGGTATTATGCACTACAAGATGATATACAAATTATGA
- a CDS encoding DUF4293 domain-containing protein, giving the protein MIQRIQSIFLFLVSILMGVTIFLPLWGKSDGTNRIEIDTMHMVELSSGEVVSEQTTVYLAIIAGLTALLALWNVFNFKNRRFQMKIGLFCTLLIAVFIAVEVFLTFQGQAAFAPEVGGNFAYGFFLPVGAILLNWMAIRAIKRDEDMVRSADRLR; this is encoded by the coding sequence ATGATTCAGCGTATTCAAAGTATTTTTTTGTTTTTAGTTTCTATTCTGATGGGAGTTACTATTTTTTTACCACTTTGGGGAAAATCAGACGGCACAAACCGAATTGAAATAGATACAATGCACATGGTAGAACTCTCCTCAGGAGAAGTAGTATCAGAACAAACGACCGTTTATCTTGCCATCATTGCAGGACTGACAGCCCTCTTAGCTCTTTGGAATGTTTTTAATTTTAAAAATCGTCGTTTTCAAATGAAAATTGGTCTTTTCTGTACACTTCTCATTGCAGTTTTTATTGCTGTTGAAGTATTCTTAACTTTTCAAGGGCAAGCAGCTTTTGCTCCAGAAGTAGGTGGTAATTTTGCTTATGGATTTTTCTTACCTGTTGGTGCAATCTTGCTCAACTGGATGGCGATTCGTGCTATCAAAAGAGATGAAGATATGGTACGCAGTGCAGACCGTTTGAGATAG
- the porV gene encoding type IX secretion system outer membrane channel protein PorV — MQAIKIWCILSIVFFLSIFLEVKAQVVTNPTNQQIITAVPSLCFSPDARASGMGNTGIATSADINATFWNPSKLTSLEKEWNFGASYSPMLRRIVDDIWLGYFSAAKKLNEKQTIAISSRYFGKGDIIYNNSLGQTQELSLGRDLAIDATFAQKVSKKLSLAGTFRYINSEQAIFDTQGNPSVESHHTGAVDISALYESGFTIKEKQVDWNFGVNISNIGAPIVVQSVVKEYLPANLGIGTAFTNHLNQDNLLTFTFDVNKLLVPTPNPSNPTPTQSVFSSIFSSFSDAPNGFREEMQELILSLGTEYSYKDKLKLRGGYYQESRNKGNNRFVSLGTGYEHKFIELNVSFIKATTDNSIYDETFQVSMICSFDSKKKTL, encoded by the coding sequence ATGCAAGCAATTAAAATTTGGTGTATTCTTTCTATTGTATTTTTTCTCTCTATTTTCCTTGAAGTGAAAGCTCAAGTAGTTACAAATCCAACCAACCAGCAAATTATAACTGCTGTTCCTTCGTTATGTTTCTCCCCTGATGCTCGTGCCAGTGGAATGGGAAATACAGGTATTGCAACCTCTGCTGATATAAATGCTACTTTTTGGAATCCGTCAAAACTAACTTCTCTTGAAAAAGAGTGGAACTTTGGAGCTTCTTATTCGCCTATGTTAAGGCGTATAGTGGATGATATTTGGTTAGGGTATTTTTCAGCAGCCAAAAAACTAAATGAGAAACAAACTATTGCCATTTCTTCTCGTTATTTTGGAAAAGGAGATATTATTTATAACAATTCATTAGGACAGACACAAGAGCTTTCATTAGGGCGTGACTTAGCTATTGATGCAACTTTTGCTCAAAAAGTATCTAAAAAATTAAGCCTTGCAGGAACATTCCGATATATCAATTCTGAACAAGCTATATTTGATACACAAGGAAATCCTTCTGTTGAATCACATCATACAGGAGCAGTAGATATTTCGGCTCTTTATGAAAGTGGATTTACGATAAAAGAAAAACAAGTAGATTGGAATTTTGGCGTAAATATTTCAAATATCGGTGCGCCTATCGTAGTTCAATCTGTTGTGAAAGAATACCTGCCTGCTAACTTAGGTATCGGAACAGCTTTTACCAATCATCTGAATCAAGATAATCTACTCACGTTTACGTTTGATGTAAATAAGCTGTTAGTCCCTACACCAAATCCTTCTAATCCAACGCCAACACAAAGTGTATTTTCTTCTATTTTTAGTTCTTTTTCTGATGCGCCCAATGGCTTTAGAGAAGAAATGCAAGAACTTATTTTGTCTTTAGGAACAGAATATTCTTACAAAGATAAATTAAAACTAAGAGGTGGATATTATCAAGAAAGTAGAAACAAAGGCAACAATCGTTTTGTCAGTTTGGGAACTGGTTATGAACATAAATTTATCGAATTAAATGTTTCTTTTATAAAAGCAACAACAGACAATTCTATCTATGATGAAACGTTTCAAGTTTCTATGATTTGTTCTTTTGATTCAAAAAAGAAAACACTATAA
- the porV gene encoding type IX secretion system outer membrane channel protein PorV produces MQIRKVLAAILGCFVVSFLYSNYNTSLAQIGLDSTGRRVITTAVPILLVGPDSRAAGMGDLGAATSPDANAAHWNPSKLAFIENDWSFGVSYSPWLQKLVNDMWLGYVSGVKRISKTQTVGVSFRYFDMGNLQFTNDRGEPLQDFNPREAAIDATFAQQLSKKLSIAGTFRFIHSNLAGNVTNGTPNTNTRPANTGAVDVSMFYKSKLNFKSFEGDWALGANISNIGAPVTYNDASQQDYLPANLRIGTAFNGQFDEFNKLTLAFDISKLLVPTPENTASNGANDPVLSSIFKSFGDAPDGFGEEVKEMIFAVGAEYWYADLIALRGGYFHENQEKGNRRYFTVGLGLRYQVFGFDFAYLIPNQQQHPLADTIRFSLLFNINKGDKIDTPEDGAAN; encoded by the coding sequence ATGCAAATACGTAAAGTTCTTGCAGCCATTTTAGGTTGCTTTGTAGTGAGTTTTCTCTACTCCAATTATAATACTTCATTAGCTCAAATTGGCTTAGATTCTACTGGTCGTAGAGTAATCACAACGGCAGTTCCTATCCTACTTGTAGGACCTGACTCTCGTGCTGCTGGTATGGGCGATTTGGGCGCAGCTACTTCTCCAGATGCAAATGCAGCACATTGGAATCCTTCAAAATTAGCTTTTATAGAAAATGACTGGTCGTTTGGCGTTTCATATTCTCCATGGTTACAGAAATTGGTAAATGATATGTGGTTAGGTTATGTGAGTGGTGTAAAACGCATTTCCAAAACACAGACTGTAGGAGTTTCTTTCCGTTATTTTGATATGGGAAATCTTCAGTTTACAAATGATAGAGGTGAGCCTTTGCAAGATTTTAATCCTCGTGAAGCAGCCATTGATGCCACTTTTGCACAACAGCTTTCTAAAAAATTAAGTATTGCTGGTACGTTTCGTTTTATTCATTCCAATTTAGCAGGAAATGTAACCAATGGAACGCCTAACACAAATACTCGTCCAGCCAACACAGGTGCAGTAGATGTTTCGATGTTTTATAAAAGCAAACTTAATTTTAAGAGCTTTGAAGGCGACTGGGCATTGGGTGCAAATATCTCAAATATTGGTGCGCCAGTTACTTACAACGATGCCTCACAACAAGACTATTTACCTGCTAATTTGCGTATCGGAACAGCTTTCAACGGACAGTTTGACGAGTTTAACAAACTTACTCTAGCCTTTGATATAAGCAAACTCCTTGTACCAACACCTGAAAATACGGCTTCAAATGGAGCAAACGACCCTGTTTTATCTTCTATTTTTAAATCTTTTGGAGATGCGCCAGATGGATTTGGTGAAGAAGTAAAGGAAATGATTTTTGCTGTGGGTGCTGAATATTGGTATGCCGATTTGATTGCTCTTCGTGGTGGTTATTTTCACGAAAACCAAGAAAAAGGAAATCGTCGTTATTTTACAGTAGGTTTAGGCTTGCGTTACCAAGTATTTGGTTTTGATTTCGCTTACCTTATTCCAAACCAACAACAACATCCTTTGGCTGACACTATTCGTTTTTCTCTTTTATTCAATATCAATAAAGGAGATAAAATAGATACTCCCGAAGACGGAGCTGCTAACTAA